The following are from one region of the Plasmodium gaboni strain SY75 chromosome 12, whole genome shotgun sequence genome:
- a CDS encoding targeted glyoxalase II, with amino-acid sequence MRFLKTLFSLNCLANVGFYKKFACKNLFFENSFIRKDLYTYFIDKRKYFHINKKDICTNTIIIPFYKDNYSYIFYDDKEEGIVVDPADYNIINEISKKENIKIKHVLCTHKHSDHNNGNKYYYDKNINVYGIKEYDNKYINHDISNLTHFQINNFKINIFLSNFHSTNQVSYLIENYNNKLKKKLFFTGDFLFISGIGKNFEQDNEDLYNSVNKLKLLDKQNIYIFCGHEYTLDNLKFALTVDGNNKHLLSFYDHVVNQNKNYPTVPTLLEDEYLYNPFLRCDQNDVRRSIELYAKKMNIKIKQESDYIVILRSMKDNFKAS; translated from the coding sequence atgagatTTCTTAAAACgttattttctttaaattgTCTTGCCAATGTTGgattttataaaaagttTGCGTGTaagaatttattttttgaaaattcttttataaGGAAAGATCTATATACTTATTTTATtgataaaagaaaatatttcCATATAAACAAAAAGGATATATGTACTAATACAATTATAATACCTTTTTATAAAGataattattcttatatattttatgatgATAAAGAAGAAGGTATAGTTGTTGATCCTGCagattataatataataaatgaaatatctaagaaagaaaatataaaaataaaacatgTCTTATGTACACATAAACATTCTGATCATAATAATggaaataaatattattatgataaaaatataaatgtatatgGTATCAAagaatatgataataaatatatcaatCATGATATTTCGAATCTTACACATTTCcaaattaataattttaaaataaacatattcCTTTCTAATTTTCATAGTACTAATCAGGTTTCTTATTTAAttgaaaattataacaataaattaaaaaagaaattattttttactggagactttttatttataagtGGCATAGGAAAAAATTTTGAACAAGACAATGaagatttatataattctgtaaataaattaaaattactagataaacaaaatatatacatattttgTGGTCATGAATATACATTggataatttaaaatttgCTTTAACTGTTGAtggtaataataaacatttattatcattttatgACCATGTTGtaaatcaaaataaaaattatcCAACTGTTCCTACATTACTTGAAgatgaatatttatataatccATTTCTAAGATGTGATCAAAACGATGTTAGAAGATCTATAGAACTTTATgcaaaaaaaatgaacataaaaattaaacaaGAGAGTGATTACATAGTCATATTGAGATCAATGAAAGATAACTTTAAAGCCTCTTAA